Proteins found in one Gammaproteobacteria bacterium genomic segment:
- the rfbG gene encoding CDP-glucose 4,6-dehydratase codes for MTGFWNNKRVFLTGHTGFKGSWLNLWLKELGANVFGYALEPEPDALLFQQLNLANESGHFIGNVLDREIFNLKVIEARPDVIIHLAAQPLVRRSYRESIETWQTNVIGTIHLLEAIKNIKHECSVIIVTTDKVYENLNRNYAYKEEDRLGGNDPYSSSKSAAELAVNSWRSSFFKDDSNIKIATVRAGNVIGGGDWSEDRIVPDLVRALIRGEKFSIRNPKSVRPWQHVLDPLSGYLLLAERLYSCPEESLEGAYNFGPDDEGVRTVQQLVDEAHKTWSGEFCDNNNLDSQLHEEKLLSLDISKSKKNLSWSPRWGFEKSVHETISWYSLVNSGSSPLKTTLNQLDKYSELL; via the coding sequence GTGACTGGTTTTTGGAATAATAAACGTGTCTTTCTCACTGGCCATACTGGATTTAAAGGCAGTTGGTTGAATCTGTGGTTAAAAGAACTAGGCGCAAATGTTTTTGGGTATGCTCTTGAGCCTGAGCCAGATGCATTACTATTCCAGCAGTTAAATTTGGCCAATGAGTCCGGGCATTTCATTGGTAATGTCCTTGACCGTGAAATATTTAACTTGAAAGTTATTGAAGCCCGACCCGATGTGATTATTCACCTTGCTGCCCAGCCATTAGTGCGTCGTTCATATCGCGAAAGTATAGAGACATGGCAAACTAATGTTATCGGTACAATCCACTTGCTCGAAGCTATAAAAAATATTAAGCATGAATGTTCGGTGATAATTGTTACTACAGATAAAGTATATGAAAACCTTAATAGGAACTATGCGTACAAGGAAGAAGATCGGCTGGGTGGTAATGATCCCTATAGCTCAAGTAAATCCGCAGCTGAACTCGCAGTAAATAGCTGGAGAAGCTCATTTTTTAAAGATGATTCTAATATTAAAATTGCAACAGTTCGTGCTGGGAATGTTATTGGCGGAGGTGATTGGTCAGAAGATAGGATTGTTCCTGACTTAGTCAGAGCCCTAATACGCGGAGAAAAATTTTCTATCAGAAATCCTAAGTCAGTTAGACCATGGCAGCATGTGTTAGACCCATTGTCTGGGTATTTGTTGCTCGCAGAAAGATTATATTCATGCCCAGAAGAGTCACTGGAAGGAGCATATAATTTTGGTCCAGATGATGAAGGTGTTCGTACAGTTCAACAGCTGGTTGACGAAGCCCACAAAACATGGTCTGGAGAGTTCTGTGATAATAATAATTTAGATAGCCAATTGCATGAAGAAAAATTACTATCTCTAGATATAAGCAAATCAAAAAAAAATCTGTCTTGGTCTCCAAGATGGGGATTTGAAAAAAGCGTGCATGAAACAATTTCTTGGTATTCCCTAGTCAACTCTGGAAGCTCTCCACTTAAAACAACACTAAATCAACTCGATAAATATTCTGAACTTTTATGA
- a CDS encoding glycosyltransferase family 2 protein has product MDNKFTIIVPTRERADTLVYTIRSLLDIKYENLEIIISDNASMDNTKDVIDSFDDKRLTYIQTGKRVSMNANWEFALTHVDGGYVSYIGDDDAFLPESISEINNLINRFQVDAVTWKKVEYCWPNHIEDKFKNYLSIPLKNEIRILDANIQREKLLKFSISYNMLPCLYNSFVNYNVIKKAIDKKADNSFFNSLCPDIYSGIVISYFLKNYIYSYRPFSVNGASKHSGGTSYFSNKMKLSSNKFLSENTTEITNKLVLAPSMVIIVAIEFYNVAKIYGFKECNISLNIIVDKSLKEINTLNEKNRIEVYCAIEKIVTLNKLNVNLPELTRAIKNEQIIIYGYNKKEDSLNLRADMYQIVNVYDAAKAVSGILPNYNELELKAKSASNLIQRLTLTSK; this is encoded by the coding sequence ATGGATAATAAGTTTACAATCATAGTGCCAACTCGTGAGCGTGCCGATACTCTTGTCTACACAATTAGATCTTTGTTAGATATTAAATATGAGAATCTAGAAATCATTATTTCTGATAATGCAAGCATGGATAATACAAAAGATGTTATTGATTCGTTTGATGATAAACGTCTAACTTATATTCAAACAGGTAAACGCGTAAGTATGAATGCAAACTGGGAGTTTGCATTGACTCATGTAGATGGAGGTTATGTTAGTTATATTGGTGATGATGATGCATTTTTGCCTGAATCTATCAGCGAGATTAATAATCTAATTAATAGATTCCAAGTTGATGCCGTTACCTGGAAAAAAGTAGAATATTGCTGGCCAAATCATATTGAAGATAAATTTAAAAACTATCTATCAATTCCATTAAAAAATGAAATACGAATTCTAGACGCAAATATACAAAGAGAAAAGCTGCTTAAGTTTAGTATTTCATATAATATGCTTCCGTGTTTATATAATAGTTTCGTTAATTATAATGTTATAAAAAAAGCAATTGATAAAAAGGCTGATAATAGTTTTTTTAATTCTCTCTGCCCCGATATATATTCAGGGATTGTTATTTCATATTTTCTAAAAAATTATATCTATAGCTATAGGCCATTTTCAGTAAATGGAGCATCAAAGCATAGTGGAGGTACTAGTTACTTCTCAAATAAAATGAAGCTATCTTCAAATAAGTTTTTATCAGAAAATACTACAGAGATAACAAATAAACTTGTGCTAGCTCCCTCAATGGTAATAATCGTAGCAATTGAGTTTTATAATGTAGCTAAAATATATGGATTTAAAGAATGTAATATTTCTTTAAATATTATAGTCGATAAGTCACTAAAAGAAATTAATACATTAAATGAGAAAAATCGTATAGAGGTCTATTGTGCAATTGAAAAAATTGTTACTCTGAATAAATTAAATGTAAATCTGCCTGAATTAACTCGTGCAATAAAAAATGAGCAGATAATTATTTATGGATACAATAAAAAAGAAGATTCATTGAACTTAAGAGCAGATATGTACCAAATAGTTAATGTGTACGATGCTGCAAAAGCTGTTAGCGGTATCTTGCCTAATTACAATGAATTGGAATTGAAGGCTAAAAGCGCAAGTAATCTTATCCAAAGACTTACTCTAACTAGTAAATAA
- a CDS encoding class I SAM-dependent methyltransferase encodes MSSDNITFSFGENWRDFVKQVDKDDINRANEDILSWISADNIAGKRVLDIGCGSGLHSYCFYNQKVSELVSIDVDKSSVDATHVMREYAGEPDNWQVDTISVLDNCKLEPLGVFNIVYSWGVLHHTGKMWEAIENAAKMVDCGGLFFISLYKKGEKYPKDLAIKRHYNNLSSIGKKLFVYKKIIKIMWKRLKKGKNPFAWNERVERGMNRYHDLIDWYGGLPYEVASTDEVEEFLKNMSFEMVKFKETKERCCNVYLFKKK; translated from the coding sequence ATGAGCTCAGATAATATTACATTCTCGTTCGGTGAGAATTGGAGAGATTTTGTAAAGCAGGTTGACAAAGACGATATCAACCGTGCCAATGAAGATATACTTAGTTGGATTTCTGCAGATAATATAGCTGGAAAACGTGTTTTGGATATCGGATGCGGTTCGGGTTTGCACTCATACTGCTTCTATAATCAAAAAGTAAGTGAATTAGTATCCATAGATGTTGATAAATCTTCGGTAGATGCTACTCATGTTATGAGAGAGTATGCTGGTGAGCCAGACAATTGGCAGGTAGACACTATCTCTGTACTTGATAATTGTAAGCTTGAACCCCTTGGCGTATTTAATATTGTGTATTCTTGGGGTGTTTTACATCACACAGGCAAAATGTGGGAGGCAATAGAGAACGCGGCAAAAATGGTTGATTGCGGAGGCTTGTTCTTTATTTCCTTATACAAAAAAGGTGAAAAGTATCCTAAAGATCTAGCAATAAAAAGGCATTACAATAATCTTTCGTCTATAGGTAAGAAGTTATTTGTTTATAAAAAAATCATTAAAATAATGTGGAAGAGGTTGAAAAAAGGAAAGAATCCATTTGCATGGAATGAGCGAGTTGAAAGAGGAATGAATCGATATCACGACCTGATAGATTGGTATGGTGGACTTCCGTATGAAGTTGCTTCAACGGATGAGGTGGAAGAATTTCTTAAAAATATGTCATTTGAAATGGTTAAATTCAAAGAGACAAAGGAAAGATGTTGTAATGTTTACTTGTTCAAAAAAAAATAA
- a CDS encoding glycosyltransferase family 2 protein, protein MSVFNGSEYLEEAIYSIRNQSFKDFEFIIVDDGSIDNSIEIIQSSAIQDSRIKLIVNSENLGLAASLNKGMRLSAGKYIARMDADDVSASTRLQEQYNYMENHPDTIILGTWMKPIGEVQGENIIWEMPVNNEEILANLCFDSVICHPSVMMRGEWIRQNEIEYDETLRATQDYDLWIRLSQEYSAKFENLPSALVSYRVHTNSVSNASSKIQQKIAKSIYNRHLNKLGVNPSEEELNVHQIVATRSFRENAILLEDIGQWLLKLKEANRQLEIYPILEFENLLEKLWYRACYNSTSRGLETVLLFIKYKAIGLKAISLRKWFNLIARSIVK, encoded by the coding sequence ATGAGTGTTTTTAATGGTAGTGAGTATCTTGAAGAAGCAATTTACAGTATACGAAATCAGTCCTTCAAAGATTTTGAGTTTATTATAGTTGATGATGGTTCAATCGATAATTCAATTGAAATAATTCAAAGTAGTGCAATCCAAGACTCAAGAATAAAGCTCATTGTTAATTCTGAGAATTTAGGTTTAGCAGCTAGTTTAAATAAGGGTATGAGGTTATCTGCTGGAAAATATATTGCGAGAATGGACGCGGATGATGTGAGCGCATCAACGAGATTGCAGGAGCAATATAATTATATGGAAAATCATCCAGATACAATAATATTGGGCACATGGATGAAGCCAATTGGCGAAGTCCAAGGAGAAAATATTATCTGGGAGATGCCTGTAAATAATGAAGAAATTTTAGCAAATTTATGCTTCGATTCTGTGATTTGTCACCCTTCTGTGATGATGCGAGGTGAATGGATACGACAGAATGAAATAGAATATGATGAAACCTTGCGTGCTACACAAGACTATGACTTATGGATAAGACTTTCGCAGGAATATTCAGCAAAATTTGAAAATTTACCGAGCGCGCTTGTTAGTTATAGAGTGCATACTAACTCTGTATCTAATGCATCAAGTAAAATACAACAAAAAATTGCTAAATCAATATACAATCGCCACCTGAATAAATTAGGGGTCAATCCATCTGAAGAGGAATTGAATGTTCATCAAATAGTTGCAACTCGAAGCTTTCGAGAAAATGCTATTCTCCTTGAAGATATTGGACAATGGCTTTTAAAGTTAAAAGAAGCAAACAGACAGTTGGAAATTTATCCAATTTTAGAATTTGAAAATTTATTAGAAAAATTATGGTACAGGGCCTGTTATAATTCAACAAGTCGAGGTCTAGAAACTGTATTGCTCTTCATCAAGTATAAAGCGATCGGTTTGAAGGCGATCTCACTGAGAAAATGGTTTAACTTAATAGCAAGATCCATAGTCAAATAG
- a CDS encoding FkbM family methyltransferase, which produces MKLKKIIKKLRNLKKSDNLESINNVDLLSCVGDKDSTILEIGCNNGSDTNRFLKLFPKAKIYCFEPDPRALVKFEDNVRSSRVFLNKVAISDKNGVIEFYASDGMPAESYQQNYPKGWDASGSIRKPTGHLIQHPWCKFDNVINVKTVTLDTWASTNNIRYIDFIWADVQGAEIDVIKGGIETLKKTKYLYTEYSDDELYHGQATLEQMLEIIPFFIIERKYINDVLLRNTLVS; this is translated from the coding sequence ATGAAATTAAAAAAAATAATTAAAAAACTAAGAAATTTAAAAAAATCAGATAATTTAGAATCGATAAATAATGTTGACTTATTAAGCTGTGTCGGAGATAAGGATTCTACTATTCTTGAAATTGGTTGTAATAATGGATCTGATACAAATAGATTCTTGAAGTTGTTTCCAAAAGCTAAGATATATTGCTTTGAACCAGACCCAAGAGCTCTGGTTAAATTTGAAGATAATGTTAGAAGTAGTCGTGTTTTTTTAAATAAAGTCGCAATCTCTGATAAAAACGGCGTTATAGAATTTTATGCTAGTGATGGCATGCCTGCTGAATCTTACCAACAAAATTACCCAAAGGGCTGGGATGCATCTGGGTCAATTCGCAAGCCAACAGGACATCTAATACAACATCCATGGTGTAAATTTGATAATGTAATAAATGTCAAAACTGTAACATTGGATACATGGGCATCAACTAACAATATCAGGTATATCGATTTTATTTGGGCAGATGTCCAGGGTGCGGAAATTGATGTCATAAAAGGTGGAATCGAAACTCTAAAGAAAACAAAGTATTTATATACTGAATATAGTGATGATGAGTTATATCATGGGCAAGCTACATTAGAACAAATGCTAGAAATAATTCCTTTTTTTATTATCGAGCGAAAATACATTAATGATGTTCTTCTGCGGAATACGCTTGTATCTTAA
- the rfbF gene encoding glucose-1-phosphate cytidylyltransferase, protein MKAVILAGGFGTRISEESHLKPKPMIEIGGRPILWHIMKIYGAYGINEFVICCGYKGYLIKEYFANYFLHMSDVTFDMSKNEMEVHTRSAEPWKVTLVDTGEHTQTGGRIKRIQEYIDGTFLLTYGDGVSNININHLVDFHKKQKTLATVTAVQPSGRFGSIEIEGDRVQSFLEKPRGDGRWVSGGFFVCETEIFDKISGDETVWEQQPLESMAQDEQLSVYKHTGFWSSMDTLRDRQYLEKKWSSNDAPWKIWE, encoded by the coding sequence TTGAAAGCAGTAATTCTTGCTGGTGGATTTGGCACTAGAATAAGCGAAGAGTCTCATCTTAAGCCAAAGCCAATGATTGAAATTGGTGGACGTCCTATTTTATGGCATATCATGAAAATATATGGCGCCTATGGCATTAATGAGTTTGTCATATGTTGCGGATACAAGGGTTATTTAATCAAGGAATATTTTGCTAATTATTTTTTGCATATGTCGGACGTCACATTTGATATGTCAAAAAATGAAATGGAAGTGCACACACGCTCAGCTGAGCCGTGGAAAGTGACGTTGGTTGATACGGGTGAACATACCCAAACAGGCGGTAGAATAAAACGCATACAGGAGTACATAGATGGAACTTTTTTACTCACATATGGTGATGGGGTCAGTAATATCAATATCAATCATTTGGTTGATTTTCATAAAAAGCAGAAGACTCTTGCTACAGTTACCGCGGTTCAACCATCTGGTAGATTTGGCTCGATTGAAATAGAAGGTGATCGTGTTCAGTCATTTTTAGAAAAACCGAGAGGGGATGGACGCTGGGTGAGTGGTGGGTTCTTTGTTTGTGAAACGGAAATTTTCGACAAAATTAGTGGAGACGAAACAGTTTGGGAGCAGCAGCCACTTGAGAGCATGGCACAAGATGAACAGCTTTCTGTCTATAAACATACTGGTTTCTGGTCATCAATGGATACCTTGAGAGACAGGCAGTATTTAGAGAAAAAATGGTCATCTAATGATGCTCCTTGGAAGATTTGGGAGTGA
- a CDS encoding class I SAM-dependent methyltransferase has product MNDYSQFELDDWVKSTLADPVTKLSVSIDSFTKHYNIIDARVHLKNTLGHSKWNSGQDAYENWETSSSGYNNKVKNYRKEIQYDMPTYEYFELSGDIIDIGGGVGTVRELINTSYRFVSIDPYINAPLEVPSAKMEAYKCLSKHLNFVSAMAEFIPFKSKTFDWAHMRSMLDHVLVPDLALIEAHRILKDNGKLLVGMYVEGGKDGIIPVKEKCLDYVNNHIYPKFGINKYIDHHTWHPTYKNLVKLILDNGFEIEDIYWQPIWKDKVCYIKAKKATK; this is encoded by the coding sequence ATGAATGACTATAGCCAATTTGAGCTAGATGATTGGGTTAAATCGACGCTCGCTGACCCCGTGACTAAACTTAGCGTATCCATAGATAGCTTCACTAAGCATTACAACATAATTGATGCAAGAGTTCATTTAAAAAACACTCTGGGCCATTCTAAATGGAATTCTGGTCAAGACGCTTATGAAAACTGGGAAACAAGTTCATCAGGTTATAATAATAAAGTTAAAAATTATAGAAAAGAGATTCAATATGATATGCCCACTTATGAATATTTTGAATTATCTGGCGATATTATTGATATTGGTGGCGGTGTAGGCACCGTAAGAGAATTAATCAACACCAGCTATAGATTTGTTTCAATCGACCCATATATCAATGCTCCTCTAGAAGTACCATCTGCTAAAATGGAGGCTTATAAGTGCTTATCAAAACATTTAAACTTTGTATCAGCAATGGCAGAGTTCATTCCTTTTAAAAGCAAAACATTTGATTGGGCGCATATGCGTTCTATGCTTGACCACGTCCTGGTACCTGATTTAGCACTCATAGAAGCACATCGCATATTGAAAGATAATGGCAAACTATTAGTTGGCATGTATGTAGAAGGCGGTAAAGACGGGATAATCCCTGTAAAAGAAAAATGCTTGGACTATGTAAATAATCACATATACCCTAAATTTGGCATCAATAAATACATAGATCACCACACCTGGCATCCAACATACAAAAATCTTGTAAAGCTAATATTAGACAATGGTTTCGAAATAGAAGATATTTACTGGCAGCCTATCTGGAAAGATAAAGTCTGCTACATTAAAGCTAAAAAGGCTACTAAATAG
- the rfbC gene encoding dTDP-4-dehydrorhamnose 3,5-epimerase, protein MKFTPLALSGAYLIDLEVAEDDRGFFARSYCEKEFSNHGLETAWVQMNHTLTKSVGTIRGMHFQYPPNAESKIVRCMKGAIWDVIVDLRENSLTLGEWFGVELSSDNRSMIYIPKGFAHGFQSLHANAELLYCHSNYYSPKNEGGLKYNDPDVGIEWPLPITELSDRDKKHPLLKDMSLVNL, encoded by the coding sequence ATGAAATTTACCCCGCTTGCTCTAAGTGGAGCTTATTTAATTGATCTTGAGGTCGCAGAAGATGATAGAGGATTTTTTGCGCGTAGTTACTGTGAGAAGGAATTTTCTAATCACGGTTTGGAGACTGCTTGGGTGCAAATGAACCATACACTGACTAAAAGTGTAGGGACAATTAGAGGAATGCACTTTCAGTATCCACCAAATGCAGAATCTAAAATTGTACGTTGTATGAAAGGTGCGATTTGGGATGTGATAGTAGATCTAAGAGAGAATTCACTAACACTGGGTGAATGGTTTGGTGTGGAATTAAGTAGTGATAATAGGTCAATGATATACATACCGAAAGGTTTTGCACACGGATTTCAGTCACTTCATGCAAATGCTGAGCTACTCTATTGTCACTCTAACTATTACAGCCCTAAAAATGAAGGAGGGCTTAAATATAATGATCCTGATGTAGGAATAGAATGGCCACTGCCAATAACGGAATTATCAGACCGTGATAAAAAGCACCCGCTCCTTAAAGATATGTCTTTAGTTAATTTATGA
- a CDS encoding ABC transporter ATP-binding protein, which translates to MTLLKYFFHVYPSRTIIVLISLLVAGIVEGLSVGALLPLLSSIIPNGQDQNKMIPAPGDDKLSLTNFLNDFGIPDSTEALLILIVTGVLLKSLITFFTKFYAGKTANIATKDLRLKLLRAISKAEWSYFVAQPIGKISTSLFSEAGRASNAYMLSVNLITSIIQISVYSTIALLISWKLAFSAILLGAGMLILLNKLVIINKSIGKKITVIVRSLFTELTDSLRSMKSLKVMNRSDYAYSVLRTYTKKLAREERKSILSTTGLQSAQEPIVTIGVAAGTYVAINNLGMNLSMLLVMLFALLRVVKTFGKAQSQYQSLLKEESGFKAIIESIKHAESYRELLTGKKIVRFNSEIRFQNVYFNHKDSEILSNCNISFPSRGLISIVGPSGTGKTTCVDLVAGLYKASKGEIYIDGIEIGDIDISNWRNQIGYVTQDTILLNTSIKNNIQLGNFSLSDEDIINSLTKSNAYEFIKKLPQGINTIAGEQGNRFSGGQKQRILIARALATNPSLLILDEATSALDENSELEISALVKQLSKNLLVISISHRPALAESSDYLYKLDNGKLILAETD; encoded by the coding sequence ATGACTCTATTGAAGTATTTCTTTCACGTATATCCAAGTAGGACCATAATCGTTCTTATATCTTTGCTAGTAGCTGGCATAGTTGAAGGATTAAGTGTAGGAGCATTACTCCCGCTATTAAGCAGCATCATTCCCAATGGGCAAGATCAGAATAAAATGATACCAGCTCCTGGAGATGATAAATTAAGTCTAACTAATTTTCTTAATGATTTTGGTATTCCTGACTCTACAGAAGCACTCCTAATATTAATAGTAACAGGAGTTTTATTAAAGAGCCTTATTACTTTTTTTACAAAATTTTATGCTGGGAAAACAGCTAACATCGCAACAAAGGACTTACGACTTAAATTATTACGCGCCATATCTAAAGCAGAATGGAGCTACTTTGTTGCTCAACCTATAGGGAAAATTTCTACATCACTTTTTAGCGAAGCAGGCAGAGCATCTAACGCATATATGCTAAGCGTTAATCTTATCACATCAATTATACAAATCAGCGTTTATTCAACTATTGCATTGCTTATATCGTGGAAACTTGCATTTTCAGCAATTCTGTTAGGTGCAGGAATGCTAATTTTATTAAATAAACTAGTGATAATTAACAAGTCTATAGGAAAGAAAATCACCGTAATAGTCAGATCTTTATTTACTGAATTGACTGACAGCCTCCGCAGTATGAAATCACTGAAAGTTATGAATCGCTCCGATTACGCTTACTCTGTGTTGAGAACATACACAAAAAAACTTGCGCGAGAAGAGCGCAAATCAATTCTAAGCACAACAGGACTACAATCTGCTCAAGAACCTATTGTTACTATAGGTGTTGCAGCAGGCACATACGTTGCCATCAACAATCTGGGTATGAACTTAAGCATGTTACTTGTAATGCTTTTCGCATTATTAAGGGTTGTCAAAACATTTGGCAAGGCTCAAAGCCAATACCAATCTTTATTGAAAGAAGAGAGTGGATTTAAAGCAATTATTGAATCAATTAAGCATGCTGAATCATATCGTGAATTACTGACTGGTAAAAAAATAGTAAGATTTAATTCAGAGATACGATTCCAAAATGTCTACTTCAACCACAAGGACTCTGAAATATTATCTAACTGTAATATTTCTTTTCCAAGTCGAGGACTTATCTCTATCGTTGGTCCATCTGGGACTGGTAAGACAACATGTGTAGATTTAGTTGCAGGTTTATACAAAGCCAGCAAAGGGGAAATATACATTGATGGCATTGAAATAGGCGATATCGATATTTCTAATTGGAGAAATCAAATTGGCTATGTAACTCAAGACACTATACTGCTAAATACATCCATAAAAAATAACATCCAACTCGGTAACTTTTCATTAAGCGATGAAGATATTATAAATTCGTTGACCAAATCAAATGCATATGAATTCATAAAGAAATTACCCCAAGGAATAAATACCATTGCAGGAGAACAAGGAAATAGATTTTCCGGAGGACAGAAACAACGCATCCTTATTGCAAGAGCATTAGCAACAAACCCTAGTTTATTAATCTTAGATGAGGCTACAAGTGCGCTTGATGAAAATTCTGAACTAGAAATAAGCGCACTTGTCAAACAACTTAGCAAGAATCTATTAGTGATTTCAATTTCACATAGACCAGCTCTAGCAGAGTCTTCAGATTATTTATATAAACTAGATAATGGGAAACTCATCCTTGCTGAGACAGACTAA
- a CDS encoding class I SAM-dependent methyltransferase — translation MNCRHCKTKLDQVFIDLGSMPPSNAYLTKDDLNKKETYYPLRVLVCTNCWLVQTEDFAQPDELFSADYAYFSSTSISWLRHAKEYCNYVINEFNLSSDSFVVEIASNDGYLLKNFVDAGVPCLGVEPTACTADAAEKLKIPVIREFFGEELAKKMVRKGDKADLIIGNNVFAHVPDIKDFAIGMSLLLKSDGIINLEFPHLLSLVELCQFDTIYHEHFSYLSLTAVNAVFNSAGLRVFDVEKLDTHGGSLRVYGCKQDAPYKSSQQYKAIIENELNEGYTTINKFESFQERVNCIRDECKKFLCDQKELDKISVGYGAAAKGNTLLNYAGVDQDLISFICDAAKSKQGKYMPGSHIPILHPDKIKDVRPDYIIILPWNLREEIMAELMYVREWGCKFVTFIPRLCVF, via the coding sequence ATGAATTGCCGCCATTGTAAAACTAAACTCGATCAGGTGTTCATAGATCTTGGCTCGATGCCTCCCTCAAATGCATACCTAACAAAAGATGATTTGAATAAAAAAGAGACATATTATCCTCTTAGAGTCTTGGTATGTACCAATTGCTGGCTAGTTCAGACGGAGGACTTTGCACAGCCGGACGAGTTATTTTCTGCGGACTACGCATATTTTTCCTCAACATCTATTTCTTGGTTGAGGCACGCGAAAGAGTATTGTAATTATGTGATTAATGAATTTAATTTGTCATCAGATAGCTTTGTTGTTGAGATTGCTTCAAATGATGGTTATTTGCTAAAGAACTTTGTTGATGCTGGTGTGCCATGCTTGGGTGTTGAGCCGACAGCTTGCACAGCTGATGCTGCAGAAAAACTAAAGATACCGGTAATTAGAGAGTTTTTTGGAGAAGAGCTCGCCAAAAAAATGGTTCGCAAGGGAGATAAAGCTGATTTAATAATTGGAAACAATGTGTTTGCACATGTGCCGGATATTAAAGACTTTGCAATTGGAATGAGCCTGTTATTAAAATCGGATGGTATAATTAATCTTGAATTTCCACATTTATTAAGTTTAGTGGAGCTTTGTCAATTTGATACAATATATCACGAACACTTCTCTTACTTGTCTCTTACTGCTGTTAATGCTGTCTTCAATTCGGCTGGATTAAGAGTGTTTGATGTAGAGAAATTAGATACTCATGGAGGTAGTTTGAGAGTTTATGGTTGTAAACAAGATGCTCCATATAAGTCTTCTCAACAATATAAGGCAATAATTGAGAATGAGCTCAATGAAGGCTATACGACTATTAATAAATTTGAATCATTTCAGGAGAGGGTTAATTGCATTAGAGACGAATGCAAAAAATTTCTTTGTGATCAGAAAGAGCTGGATAAAATTTCAGTAGGGTATGGTGCTGCTGCAAAAGGCAATACGCTGCTTAATTATGCTGGAGTAGACCAGGATTTAATTTCTTTTATCTGTGATGCGGCAAAATCTAAACAAGGAAAATATATGCCGGGTAGCCATATACCAATTTTGCACCCAGATAAAATAAAAGATGTTCGTCCAGATTACATTATAATTTTGCCATGGAATCTAAGAGAGGAAATTATGGCAGAGTTAATGTATGTGCGTGAGTGGGGTTGTAAATTTGTTACATTTATCCCTCGTCTATGCGTTTTTTAA
- a CDS encoding class I SAM-dependent methyltransferase: protein MKIKKLFKINLGRENKYNRDKWVVSSIESLAAGSKILDAGAGPQIYRKYCDHLVYVSQDFAKYDGGDLSGEVGMHDKEFHYEGLDIVSDITSIPEEDASFDAILCTEVLEHVPYPVHALTEFSRLLKPGGTLLLTAPFNSLTHFAPYFFCTGFSIYWYQYHLNKLGFELKEAIPNGNYYGVLAQEIERLPLIASRYSSSKSGVLFKFSSWVLKLALMKLNKSDKHSDEIQCYGYHVFAIKK from the coding sequence ATGAAGATTAAAAAATTATTCAAAATAAATTTAGGTAGAGAAAATAAGTATAATCGAGATAAATGGGTGGTAAGTAGCATAGAGTCTTTAGCTGCTGGAAGTAAGATTCTTGATGCTGGCGCAGGTCCACAGATATACAGAAAATATTGTGATCACTTGGTTTATGTTTCCCAAGATTTTGCTAAATATGATGGTGGAGATTTGTCTGGTGAAGTTGGTATGCACGATAAAGAATTTCACTATGAAGGATTAGATATTGTCAGTGATATAACATCAATACCTGAAGAAGATGCCTCATTTGATGCGATTCTTTGCACAGAAGTATTAGAGCACGTTCCATATCCAGTGCATGCTTTGACTGAGTTTTCTAGGTTGCTTAAGCCCGGTGGTACATTATTGTTAACTGCGCCTTTCAATTCGCTTACACATTTTGCGCCATATTTCTTCTGTACAGGCTTTAGTATCTATTGGTATCAATATCACCTTAATAAGCTTGGATTTGAGCTAAAAGAAGCAATTCCAAATGGCAATTACTATGGAGTTCTTGCTCAAGAAATAGAAAGGCTGCCATTGATAGCTTCTCGATATTCTTCTAGTAAGTCTGGAGTGTTATTTAAGTTTTCATCATGGGTGCTTAAATTGGCGTTAATGAAGCTAAATAAAAGTGACAAGCACAGTGATGAGATTCAATGCTATGGTTACCACGTATTCGCAATAAAAAAATAA